CGAAAATACCTACTGACTCGAAACAGGCTTATAATAGAAGCGAGTGGGCAGAAATTTGTAAACAAACGTTTATGCAAAATGTGTATTTGAGCTATAAACCTTTAGAACTCGCTCCTGTTTCCAGGTGGTTTATTATCAGAATAAAGCTCCTCGCCTGATCACTGCAGATACCACGAAACCTTAAGGAAAGCGAAAGTAACTGGAACTACTTTCCGCTGTGTTGTTCCAATGTTCAAAAATGGATAAAACGTCAGAAAAGCAGCTTCTCTCTTATGTCCGTCTCATCCTACCACTTAAACAGATAGATAATGTAAGATTTAGTGTTAGTCATGCATTTAAAAGGTTTATTAATGGAAATCAGCAACTACCCAAAACCTTCTAAGGCttggcaatatgatgatatttgtCGTTATCGTGATGAATTACGTAAGCTTTTCTGAGGACACTGTGGATACCACCAGCACCTAAACGCTTTCCACCTGCATTTTTGATTAGAGCGCATAATTAGTCCGGTTTAACTAGATGTAGCGCAGCGCAGTacgtgaaatgttcaaaaacgcccggattcatagtttttgatagtattttaaaTGTAGCCCTACTTTGCCCCAACGTAGGAGTTTAAAATAAACCAATGAACCGATGAAGATAACGACTTCTCGCGATGCTTCAAGCCCGTTCCGTGATATATTTTCGCCGCATCGCTCAGCTCTGCCTTATATGTGAAAAGcggtttttctgttcttttacagTGCAGGGATCTACACGTGGTAGGAGATATAACATAGATTAGATTTAAAAACTCTGGAAAACTCCTTTAAAAGGACATTACAAATCATCACTGCTTTGCTGGCTTCAGGAGGCAAGCACCAAACGCTGGGGTTCAGAGGGACCAGGATTTCAAACAAAGCACTAAATCCACACAgaatgcaaacaaaaacaactcatATTACCAACTAAAGACAGCAGCGCAGCTTCTATGTCCATGTCATCCCATTTAAAGTCTCCCACTATGGGCGTTTTTTTATAAAAGTCTtctttataaaagaaaaaattaatCCAATACATTATGTACAAGTTTGTTgtcgtttttctttttcttttttacaaacgaatcacaaaaacacattgttGTCGGGGATCTGCAGCCGTTACATCACTGTGTCTACTGTGGAAAAACTTAATGAAGTGGAATGTCTCTTCCCTcctctttttcccctttttctatccctccatctctgGACCACCCTACAAAAGGCCCACTGTGCCAGAAttttccacagttcagtctgtAGGGCCTGGAGCTCCCGTAAGGCCGAGTTCGCTCTCTTTCTGAGTGACTGATCACCTTGAGTCAGAGTCACTGGTgtctgaggaggaggaggacgaagaggaggacgaggaggatGAGTCAGAGCTGGAGCTGCTGGCGCTGAGTCGAGCAGGCACTGCATGCTGCTCCACACCGCTGGCTTTCTCCactgagagggacagagagagagacagagagcgagagcgagagcgagagcgagagagagagagagagagagggacagagggacagacagacagacagacagacagacagacagagagagagagagagagagagagagagagagagagagagagagagagagagagagagagagagacagagggacagagagagagagagagagagagagagagagagagagagagagagagagagagagagagagagacagacagagggacagacagacagacagacagacagagagagagagagagagagagagagagagagagagagagagagagagagagagagagagagagagggaaagacacaCATTTTAACCTCAGCAAATACATCAGATTGACTGGTCAAATCTCAGCACATTCAAAACTGGGTCTGATGATGAAAGTGGTGTAAAAACAAACTGTGAAGCAATAATGTGTGGGTGGTAATTTAAatacaatcatttttaaatggtgcGATCAATTATAATCGATTATAATAACATCCGATGACGTATATGACccttttttggccaaaatttaAATTGCGTTTTTTAAATTCCATATTATTGTATATATTCCACTACTGGTTTTATCTTGTCCACATTTTGCAAGCTGAACATCCACACAAGGGCACTGTTACTACTTATCTGGAGCTTTGCATCATTAACACTGTGTCCTTGTTCAttccccccccccaaaaccaCTCCTAAGTGCTCCTCAGTAACTCCAGACTTTTGCTCTGTTCCCATGTGCTGGAGATCCACAATGCTCATTATCCCTGAAGCCAAAGTAATCTAGTGCCGGTATCGGGCACCTCTGGACACAGAGAATGGGTGCATTTCTCACCTTTGGGTTTCTGGGGCTTCTTGACCGAGTTAAGTTGGCCACTAACATCCTGAAGCCTCCTTTCTAgctcccttctcttctctaaAGCCAGCTCTTCACGAGACTTCCCACCACCAGCCTTCTTCGCCACTATACACACAAAAAGAGTaaaaacttttattatataAGCATAAATCGAAAGCTGACTCAAATAACTCTGAGCTAATGAAGACAACGTCACTCTGAACAACCATTTcggtgtaaataaataaattcatgaCAAGATATCAGATATCTTGATatatttacaggctttaacatGAGTCTATAAATTAAATTCTCTTCTACCGCCTCCACTCATTCTAACCTAAATCCAGGAGCTATTCCTGCTTCCACAAAGACCTACAACATACTGAAGATAATCTGAATTAATAATCACtctctttttaaacatttatcaaTTAATATCTAACTTCAATATAGAGCGCCCAGTGATTTTTTTacaactaataaaaaaaataaattaaaaacacaataaaaaggaGGAAAGAACTCCCAATGTAGTGATTTAAAGAGCTGAGAGGGTTGCGTTTCGCAGGCTCACCATAGGGTTTCCTCGGCTTTTTGCGCAGGCAGGTCATGACGTATCGCTCCAACTCGCGCAGCGTGGATGGTTTCAGCGTTTCGAAGTCGATCTCGATCTCCTCAGGGTTTGTATCACGCAGTGACGGCTCACGGGACTGAATGATGTGAACAACGCGACCCAGCTTTTCACCTGGGAGCTTGTTGATGTCCAGGCTGAGCTGCCGTTTGGCATCATAGCTCATGGGCAGAacatcctcttcctcctccgAGTCGTAATGAGACACGGTGGCCGTGGCTGGAGAAAAACGAGGCACAGCAGCAGAGGATTTCTTGGTGGTCCTaggagatggagagaagaaAATAGTAGATTGGCAAAAGCAAACAAGGCCAAAGAACACGCCGTGTGTCTATTCGCTACCGTACGTTGTGTCGCGTGTTTCTATTGCTTTCCTCTGCTTGCATGTTTACGTCTGTTATCCTAGCACCTTTTGTACTTTCCGCCGTTTTATTTCTATGTTCCAACGTGTTCTTTGTGACTGATTTTATTGCCTGAAACTTGGGAAAGgcactacataaataaaagctattattataaattaaagCTACTATTATTACTTGGTGCAGGCTGCACCTACGCTGTAATTACGCTCACAGGCACTAATACTTTGACAACGTTTCTGCAAAATGACAAAACCTGAGCTGGTATGGACTTTCAAAAGGTTTCCATAGGAACATCAAGTAGCACTGTGACAAACGCAGCTCAGTTAGTATGATTAAATTATTTCACTATAATTAAACTAAGTCTGGCCACCGctgctattttaaatataaatgtgcaGGCGGCAAGAAGAGCAACTGTCTTGGTAATAGCAGTGCGGCTGTGACAGGACCACAAAAGCACATCCATTAAGCTGCCAAATATAGTGTGCCATATTAATAGAGTTCGGGATTGGGCTGCTGTGATTTGACGTCAGTCATGTCAAGGCTGTAAACAGTGCACCGTTGTATACGGaagccaaagaaaaacaagaaaaaatttttttttgaaaaaagcaGACGCTGCTCGAAAGACTGTTTTTAACCTTGGTCTAGACTGAGGAGACTCTCAGACAACGTCCACAGCACCTTCGTCCAATACCCACATCAagggggtatttcacaaagcaagatTTCCCAGTTAGCCAGAGAACTTAAGCCCAAATATGAGGATTATGCAATGGCAATACCCCTCAGCTCCTTTCCTATTTGGCAGGTTCAACACTGGGTTATTGGGCTAAACTCAGAAATACTGCTTTTGAAACACTCCCCTGGTCTTAAAGTTTAAAGATGTGGTTTACGGCACAGGGAAgatgaaatataaacaaaaatgtataagTGTTGAGCAACTTCTGCTTCTTTTGGTGAATAACAGCTAATCTGGAAATTTTATAGAGGTGCTTATTGTTTACAGCACGTCACACTGTGTTGTGAACCATGTCCACACATGTGCATGAGTTAAGACTATTAGGATTAAGTGACCCAtattagcacacacacacacacacacacacacacacacacacacacacacacacacacacacacacacacacacacacacgggggcagtgagcacacttgcccggagcggtgggcagccctatccgcagcgcctggggagcagttgggggttaggtgtcttgctcaaggacacttcagtcatggaccgtcagccgaggggatcgaaccggctaccttccggtcacagggccggttccctgacctccagcccacgactgccccatgacttaatgaagacctggatgctgGGCTTTATGAACAAACCTACAGATTTCTGTTTACTGCCTTAGTTTTTCTTAGTAATGTTACCCTTgcagctccagcgctaaaaTATGAGGAAAATTACGGACACCAAGCACACCAGGATCGTTCAGATCAATTAACGCCTCAAAAAACGACTCTAACTAAACATGCTTTATTATATGGTTATAGCAACAGCCATAGCTCACAAAACAACACCCATCAAGTTAATACGTGGGCCTGCTTACCATTAACGCTCGCCAAGTTATAGCTAAAGCACTCCTGCTAGAGGAGAGTGATATGGCAAAAGTATAATAGTGCATTCTCGTGAAACGTGtcctaatatttattttttcagacatccGATCAGATGaaacagaggggaaaaaaaaaacaaaaaaacaaacagcagcgcTACATTTATAATAAACTATCAGAAACagaagacaatgatttttattaattacCGTGCTGTGCTGTTACACTCGACTATTCCTTTAGAATCTCCCTGTAAATTTGATACACTTTTTCTAGGTGTGCTGGGTTTCGATGTGGCAAGATCGGAGAAATATTTGTGGGATATTCTATTAAttgcaagtaaaaaaaaaaattataaggAAGCGGCCGTCTCCTGACCACCCTACACAGTGACTGGATGAACCTGGTCAATAAAATATATCTAATGGAAAAAGTCACTTTTCCTATTAGACTGCAGGTGATAAAATTAGTAAAATTCTGGTTAAAATGGGTTAAATATATAAAGGCTGTAAGACCAGAGTTTGCAGAGATATAATGTGAGTACAGCCCCCACCTCTTTCTTACCTGACCCCTTTATTTTTTACCCCAAGGCACCTTCTCAGGTTTTACTGAATGtagttatttaattttatagattgtcaaaaagaaggaaaacaatatatatatatatatatatatatatatatatatatatatatatatatatatatatatatatttttttttttttttttaatgaatttatttatttttattttttttaagagtaaaaAGACGGAGAGGTATAGATCACAAGGTGTATGAAAGGATATATACATGGAAACGTATGTGccggaaaaaaaagaattcaatACTCAGTGTcagcgcgcgcgcacacacacacacacacacacacacacacacacacacacacacacacacacacacacacactccctcaggGTCAGTGTCAACAACTATGggcaatatgttcagaaaagcatatcgTCTCCTATAATGATTTATCTTATACTGCCCAGCCATAACAAGCTCACTGTAAAAGAAGTAAACAGCCGAAACACAAACATGTTCCTCTTACTTGTTGCTCTTGCTGTTCTTCTTGGTGGGGCATCTTTTGCTCTGAGTGGACGAGGGCGCCGCCCTGCTGGACTTGCTTTTGGCAGGTTTGGTtggtttctccctctctctctcattgcttGGCGCACTCCGGCTGCCCCTGCGCTTctcctgctttttcttcttcttcttatccttcttcttctctcgcTTCCTCTTGGGCTTGACGATGGGAGCAGACGACAGCGCTGCCAACTGCTCATGCACCGCCCTTAACTGCGACAGAAAGATGGCATACATTTCAACACCTGATGCGCAGATGGTTCAACCAGCTAACGCAGCACTTTTACCATAAGGAGCTGTGGTCAATTACACAAAACATCTTGAGTTTATCTTAAATAAGCTGCAGACTGGCCACTCTAATATGGTGCCATGGAGAACATGAGCTgctaaaaatcacattttaattaTAGCAAGAAATGACACACttaaatcatttgaaatgtACACTGACCGGTTCAGTTGCTTggtaacacaaatagctaatcagccaatcacacggctgcaactcagggcatttaggcgtgtagaggtggtcaagacgacctgctgaagtgcagaccgagcatcagaacggggaagaaaggggatttaaggggctttgaacgtggcgtggttgttggtgccagacgggcaggtctgagtatttcagaaactgctgatctgctgggattttcacacacaaccatctctagggtttacagagaacggtccgaaaaagaggaaatatccagtgagcggtcagatgtgtggacgaaaatgccttgttgatgtgagaggtcagaggagaatgggcagactggttccagatgatagaaaggcagcaggaactcaaatacccaaccagaatctctgaggaacgtttccaacaccttgttgaaagtctgtccaaccttttactagcaaggggtacctaataaagtggccagcgagtgtatgtacacacatattttatatatattgacATCCACTTTAAGTAGCCTCACttttcagttgtgtgtgtgtttttaaaccaGCTCCATTTACCATAAGTGCACTATGTATTTCTATGTATCGATGGCAGTCCATCACTTTCTCTGTATACTTCGCTCTTCAAGGGTCAGTACCACCACCGCAGAccctatttgggtggtgggtcattctcagcactgcagtgagactgatgtggtggtggtgtgtgttgcgctggtctgagtggatcaaacacagcagtgctgctggagtttaaaaacacatcagtgtcactgctagactgagaatGGCCTTCTTGCTCCAATAACAAAGACGGGTTCTGTGCTATGAAATCAAAACGAATTGCTGCACCACTTCATTTCCTCCAATCTCCGAGTACTTTCACCTATATTGGATACGCCATACAGGAGCACTTGTCTGAGCATGAGCCTTACCTGAGTGCACACCTGGTCCTGCAGCTGGGCCAGGCGCTGGGCTCTCTCCTCTTCACTGTCCGAGCTCGGGCTGCTCTCGCTGTTTGCCTCACTCTCGCTGGTTGGTTCGCTCTCTGATGAAGAGGAAGGTGACGAtgacgaggaggaggaggaggaagacgaggaagaagatgaggaggaggagtggtGCATTCCCATAATGCCCATGTTATGGCCTAAAGATGCAGGAACCAAATCTTCTTCATCGTCTTCCAGAACTTCGTCTGGCATCTTGGCGAAACGGAACTCGAACACGTCCTGAAAGggagtttatatatttttatatatattttctcaGCTCTAACACAAACTTCTTTCATAAGCCTTTCCTGAAATCACCTGCTGAATAAATGCATTATTACAGGAATCAAAAAATGATGAGTCAGCTATAAATACGTAACTACATACACGCAATATCATAACATAACTGCACTTACAGCTATACACCAGATGAGGGCACATGAAACAACGCTACCTGTTTACAGCCATGTGCCTGGGTTACCTGTAGTTTGCGTGCCATGGCAACCACATCATGCTCCGGGGGGTTGTACTTGTAGCAGTTGGAGAACATGAGTCGGACATCAGCGCTGAACTCCTGTGCGTCCCTGTATTCCCGCTCATCCATCTTCCTCTGAGACGGAGCAAGGAGAAAAGTGCACTATTTACACATGAGAAGACTTCCATGGCGAGgtaggggggagggggggggggggggggcggggggggggggtgttactACCGGACGTCTGTAATACTTCTGGCTGATTTAAGTTAACGAACTAGACAACACTGCTCACATAAATTCAaacttttctgtcatttttaaccttttaaatgcTGGAAGTTGTACACTGGAGGAGAAACAACAGTCTTGCTGTGCAGTAAAGTAAATGCTAGGGAAAAACTCCATTTCCACAGGATACGCTGGAATATCTACACATTACGACGGCAAAGGACTGATCTGAAACCACGATATCTCCATGGTTCCCTTAATAGTAGGCAAGCCTCGGGTCATGTTTGGTGAAGCCTTTCTGTTGGAAAAGCTGCTGCACCACTTTTAACAGCTTAAACAAGACAACCTGTTTAAGATGTACCTCACACTGCTAGAGAAGACTCTAAGCCCAGACAGCTTACCAGAGCTGATACAAGACAGCATTACAGGCCAAACGAAAACATGAGACAATTATTTTGGGCGTACTGAGAAGCAGAAGACACTTTGTTTTTGGATGTTTAAATCGCCTGACTGTTAATCGCTGTCCATAGAAACTACTGATGACCCCACGTGCACATCAAGACGAGCGGCGTGGACTGACCTTGATGGTGCTGAGGTCCATGGGGTGTTTGATGATGTGGTGGTAGTCATGCAGGCCAAGCACTGATGCGTCCACAGGTTTGTAAAAGGGCCAGGCGTAGCCGGCATGTTTCTTGGACAGCAGCTCTTTGAGGATGCCGCTGCAGTAACGCAGTTGCCGGCTCAGCTTTCCTCGCCGTGATGGCTGGCTGGGACGCACCGAATCCGGCAGGTCCTTACGTGGGGGTTTGATGGGCCGGCGGTTCAGGGCTCGGCCCATAACGGGCTGCAGGTGAACGGGCTCGTTCGTCCCTACCCCACGCACCAGGCTGGGCACGCAGTCCAGGGGCATGGGCGAGAGGGATATGGGCAGACCTACGGCTGCACCCCCACGGCCTTTACCCATGCCCCCGACACGCCCAACAGACGCCATAGGAAAACCCatggtggtgggggtggtggtgtcCGCTTTGCGCTTCACCCCTTTCTTCTGTGAGGCATGAGAGGAGAGTCATGTTAATGAAACCACTTTGGAAAATAAGCTGGCAATTTGAAATTAAACATGTTCACATATTAATAAAACCTTCTCAAATTCCACATTTTATCGATTTTCCAAGTTAAAATAAGCGGACATCCtccacagggaacaaacttaaaaagagcattttttcaTGCAAAGTTTAGTGCACAGCTTCTACTTACTTGCCAAGCttaacatatttgaaaatgagcacaaaatataaaaccagtattttaaaaaaaagtattggtgcactaaaatgtgcagaagtgtgttctctgtagaggatgtattaacttatttagcAAAACATGTAGTCTGACCAGGGGCATCCAAACCTTCACAGACTGGGCACCCACCccttcagccaatcagaaacgTGCTCATTTATTATTGtagaataataaagaaataaaaaagggaGAACTGAAGAGGTCGCAGCACGTAACAGTAGACCTGCCTTAAAGTTTCTgcactttaatttaattttccaTTTATTAGAAATCCACAGACAAAGGAATACTTTACTGCTATTGGACCGAAATGTCTCCCAtatccaaaacggtaactttaccgaagaaagaaaaatattatttaaaaaaaaaaacctttgcaaTGGAAGTTACTGTATAAAGATTTtcttccaagcaa
This portion of the Pygocentrus nattereri isolate fPygNat1 chromosome 24, fPygNat1.pri, whole genome shotgun sequence genome encodes:
- the brd2b gene encoding bromodomain-containing protein 2b isoform X2, whose product is MEAAGKPSVDRSLGVGLSLVGGMETSMPSSGKRIRKPSLLFEGFEGPALPHAPAPGPALPQQPPVKDPSRQGRVTNQLRYLQKVVVKALWRHHFAWPFHEPVDAVRLNLPDYHKIIKQPMDMGTIKKRLENNYYRNASECIQDFNTMFTNCYIYNKPTDDIVLMAQSLEKVFLQKVAQMPPQEIELPPPAPRSRGVKAGKSRRGRGGSVTVAQQVQAISQSAYSPSSPDTPDSSFSGSPHMMLSKPAPPPTLMTLPPTQPTAKKKGVKRKADTTTPTTMGFPMASVGRVGGMGKGRGGAAVGLPISLSPMPLDCVPSLVRGVGTNEPVHLQPVMGRALNRRPIKPPRKDLPDSVRPSQPSRRGKLSRQLRYCSGILKELLSKKHAGYAWPFYKPVDASVLGLHDYHHIIKHPMDLSTIKRKMDEREYRDAQEFSADVRLMFSNCYKYNPPEHDVVAMARKLQDVFEFRFAKMPDEVLEDDEEDLVPASLGHNMGIMGMHHSSSSSSSSSSSSSSSSSSPSSSSESEPTSESEANSESSPSSDSEEERAQRLAQLQDQVCTQLRAVHEQLAALSSAPIVKPKRKREKKKDKKKKKKQEKRRGSRSAPSNEREREKPTKPAKSKSSRAAPSSTQSKRCPTKKNSKSNKTTKKSSAAVPRFSPATATVSHYDSEEEEDVLPMSYDAKRQLSLDINKLPGEKLGRVVHIIQSREPSLRDTNPEEIEIDFETLKPSTLRELERYVMTCLRKKPRKPYVAKKAGGGKSREELALEKRRELERRLQDVSGQLNSVKKPQKPKVEKASGVEQHAVPARLSASSSSSDSSSSSSSSSSSSSDTSDSDSR
- the brd2b gene encoding bromodomain-containing protein 2b isoform X1, with translation METSMPSSGKRIRKPSLLFEGFEGPALPHAPAPGPALPQQPPVKDPSRQGRVTNQLRYLQKVVVKALWRHHFAWPFHEPVDAVRLNLPDYHKIIKQPMDMGTIKKRLENNYYRNASECIQDFNTMFTNCYIYNKPTDDIVLMAQSLEKVFLQKVAQMPPQEIELPPPAPRSRGVKAGKSRRGRGGSVTVAQQVQAISQSAYSPSSPDTPDSSFSGSPHMMLSKPAPPPTLMTLPPTQPTAKKGVKRKADTTTPTTMGFPMASVGRVGGMGKGRGGAAVGLPISLSPMPLDCVPSLVRGVGTNEPVHLQPVMGRALNRRPIKPPRKDLPDSVRPSQPSRRGKLSRQLRYCSGILKELLSKKHAGYAWPFYKPVDASVLGLHDYHHIIKHPMDLSTIKRKMDEREYRDAQEFSADVRLMFSNCYKYNPPEHDVVAMARKLQDVFEFRFAKMPDEVLEDDEEDLVPASLGHNMGIMGMHHSSSSSSSSSSSSSSSSSSPSSSSESEPTSESEANSESSPSSDSEEERAQRLAQLQDQVCTQLRAVHEQLAALSSAPIVKPKRKREKKKDKKKKKKQEKRRGSRSAPSNEREREKPTKPAKSKSSRAAPSSTQSKRCPTKKNSKSNKTTKKSSAAVPRFSPATATVSHYDSEEEEDVLPMSYDAKRQLSLDINKLPGEKLGRVVHIIQSREPSLRDTNPEEIEIDFETLKPSTLRELERYVMTCLRKKPRKPYVAKKAGGGKSREELALEKRRELERRLQDVSGQLNSVKKPQKPKVEKASGVEQHAVPARLSASSSSSDSSSSSSSSSSSSSDTSDSDSR